DNA sequence from the Oryza brachyantha chromosome 5, ObraRS2, whole genome shotgun sequence genome:
AGCAAATTTTCTAAACAGAAACACCTTTGCCAGCCTTCGATATTACAGCACGAGAATCACCAACATTTGCCACATAAAGATGGTTTCTAACCAAAACCGCTGTCGACGCAGTTGATCCATCATCTCTATGAGTGTGGCTTTCAGAATCCAAAAAGTCTgaatcagtttttttatatgtttcacCTGTAATTTACCATTTATCAGTTGACTCCAGCACaagaaatataaacagaatCTTGAACATGCTAAGgctatgaaaaatataatacttattgctaattttgtatttgtcaTGAACTCTGGATGTTTCATGAGGTTCTCAAACAAATGCTCCTTCAAATACTCAGCAGCACGTGAACCACCATGACCTGTAAAAGAAAAGGGATGCTTTAGATAGAACAACTGAGAAACAACAAGAGTTtacagggaaaaaaatcaccaaCCATCAAATATTCCAAAGAGGCTTATTTGGTTATCATcaattttacatgattttaTATCATAGAAGTCTTCCATGCTTGCCCTTTTTCCTCTAAAACTCGAATATCCACAACTCAGAAATCCATCCTCACTGCGAATCAGTCAAATTACAAGACCTAATGTTAAGAATGAAATAGGTGAAAatgcttataaattataatatgcATGTAATATAATGCTAAAGTTAACTTTACATTCTGATAAAGAGCAGTGTGTAGTCagttatttttacaaatcaCAATCTACtggaaggaagaaaaggaagtcATGAGTCAAAAGAAATTAGATATAGGTATTTGAATGGATTTCAATAATATACGGGGCGCTGACCAATTACTTGAGTGTGAGATATCCCATTTAATTTGTACCATGCCAATCAGCAATTACcaagaaaatatttcatgCCTGCGAAACCTGACTAGATAATTGATACTACCATATAACAATTTCAAGTTTATATAATTCCAATTGCTATAAACTATATAATCCAtctgcaatttctttttttaaaaaaaagggaaagcaAAGAATATTTCGTTCCTGAGCTGCTTCATCTCCAATAATGGGCCAGGCATTAAACTATTAAACTACATTTCAAGTAACCAAACTCAAAGTTACCCATTAGCAAAGCAGAATGGATTGATGTCTATCCCGGTATCACCAAGACACTAATGAATGTGAAAATGGTAACAGAGTACACCCAATTCATTATTTGGCAAATGTGATAGAGCATAACATAAAGGAGTATGCATAAGAAAATTCTAGACGAAGTTAGCTTGGTTTGCCTAATGAAGATATTACTGAGTTAACACATTTAATGATCTGCTATGTTGATACTGTGTCCAGATGCTGCATGAAGATCTAAGTTATGATAATAATGAAAACTTTAGCATTGAAAGCACCCTTCTGACAAGAAATTCTTTCTGGTATCACATGTTATTACGTCTGTTAGGGAAGCTTGCGTAAATTCAGTTGAATCTTTTTAGCTAAAgtagcatgattggtacagtATTACATAAATATAGAATTCTAGCTTTATCTTAGTATTAGAATGTTTATAGTCACTGCAACAAAAGAAGTTTTCTTAATGTGCTATcgtattttcttttgtcccCATTAAAATCATGTGCTTTCTTTTGTTCATGATGGCATAGCATGCTCCTTTATGTTATGCtctatcatattttctttatgttaTAACAATTCATGAAAGTCAGAAAAATACTGCCAAATAGTggaagtacatatatatgtaaaaatgctTTCAAAACAATCATCGCACGTGCTGCTCTTGCATGCAATTTCAGACAAGATGCATCCTCTATTGTGAAGTTACGTACAAGTAGTTCATACAGCTTGAGATTCTGGTCACTGAAACTACACACAATTCGAAATAGGTAATCAACATAATGCTACTTCCAGTTATAATGGGCATTGTAAATGTACAACAAGCTACATACGCTATTGTCGCAAGGCTATGTTTGGCATGTAACCTATATGATCAACATATGTCTACAGTGACACTTAATTTGAGAGCAGAAGCTGTATGGTGGGTTTCAGAACCATTATCTGTAGGCTCTGACAGGGAAATGAGAAGAAAGTATTACCTCTTCCATCCACCACTCATGTAGCCCACTTCAtccaccctctctctctccttctccctttccctctctttctgttttttctcttgatccttgtgtttcttctcctccattGCTGGCTCAGGAGCTGCAGCAGCAGTCTCCTGCTTCCTCTCCCCTTGGGGCACAACAGGCGACgagacctcctcctcctcctcgcctggGCGGCCCTCCAACTCCGAGTCCCCCACAGCCACTGCTGGCTCAGGTGACTCCTCCTCCATTGCATCGCCCTCCACAACCTCCATCTCTACCGGTGCTGATGATACCTCTACGTCACCAGGCTCCTCCTCATGTGGTTCCCTCTCCACCGGCAGCGCCTCCTGCTCCACCTCGCTAGCCTCCTCATCCACCACCTCCTGGGCGGACGGCGGATCCCCGGGCTCCACCATGACCTTCCCACCCGCGCGGAACCGGCGGTGCTTCAAGGGATGCCGCACACCGAGCCGCTTGTCGTGGCCGGGCCTCGGCGGCCGCCCActctcctccgccgctgccgcaaccTCCGTCACCTCGGatggcgccgcctccgccgccgatgccTCCGACAGAGCAGGCgatgccgccgacgccgggtTAGCCGAGCTCTCCTGGTCCTTCACGGCGCCATCGTAAACCATCTAAATCGCGGGCGGCAAACCGGAAAACCCTAGCAGCGTAACCACGCACATCGGTCAGATTCAAGCACGCACGCGTGCGGATTTCCCGATCCCAAATCAAAGCCCCAGCGCGAGGCGATCTGGCGCAATGGGGGAGGACGAGATGGGAGCTCACCTTGGGGGATCCGATCGGGCGGAGGCGATCGGATCGGGGGAGGCGGGCGGATCCAGAAGGTTCTGGATTTGCGTGGATGGATGGGTGTGTGAGCTGGATCCTGGAGGAAGAGGAGTGATCAGGCAGCGCAGCGCAGCGCAgcggaggagaagagaagagaagcagcagcagcggcagcggcagcggctgcGTCGcggtggttttttttttctttctttctttttttaagaattttttcgttttcgttttgctttttttggATGTGCGTACGTGGTTCGGGAGGCGAGACCCACCTGGGCCCTTGCGCGACGGGAAGGGATGGGATGGTGCGTCACTGACGTGGTGGGGACAGGAATGTGGGGTCGACCTGTAAGTGGGTTGGGTATGAGAGGTCAGGGTGCGTGGGCGGGAGGAGTCCCAGGGCGGCACGGTGGGAAGTTCGACGAGGCGCGCGTGCTGGGCCCCGCCCGGGACTGAGCTGTGGGCCCACGCGTCAGCGCATTGTGGGGTCCGTTGTCAGTCTCCGAACTACTGTCTTGGTCGGTCCTAAATCAAGTGCCAAATTCAAATTAGGCCTCTCacgatttttttcaataatctAGCTCATACTAAAtagcttataatataaatgaaaaatagataactcacggaaaaaaaaaataagggcgGGCTAatgatagctagctagtgcaCATCATGAAAGTCGTACAATCATTTCTACCTTGTTAGGCCCCCTCAGGTATGATTCTGTCTTTCCACATGAATATTCACTCTGAATCTTGTATACagattatgattttttgaaaaggaaaaagtctaTTTCACCCTACTAGAAAGTCCACTAGAGATCCCTAAACTTGAAGGCAAGTTTGCTTTTTATCCCTTAGGcgcaataccagaaatgtgtacCCCTAAACTAACAAAATCCGTTCATAAAAGGTCCCTCGATGTAATGACCCATTTTTAACCAGTTTTGCTAATGTGGCGTCTGATGGGTCCCATACGTcagactttttttattttttactctctcatctctcttccacttcctctccctcttcttcctctcttccgTGCGTCTGGACAGCACAGCTGGCGGGGCTGGCGGCagtggcggccggcgagggcgggTGGCCGACGTGGGCGTGCGATGGCGGCAGGGACGGCCGACACGGCAGGAACACGGGCAGGGGCGGTGGCGTGCGGTGGCTGGAACACGAGCAAGGGCGGTGGCGTGCGGCGGCAGGCGCGAGCGGCTGACACGGCCGGACTGGAGGTGGCGTGTAGCGAGCGGGGGCGACCGACGCGGCCGGAACATGGGCCGGGCGGTGGCTGCCGGACCGGCACGACCGCCGACTACGTGCGGTGGCAGGCGTGGGCGGGCAGCAGCCAACGTGGCGGTGGTGTGTCACGGCCGGCGCTTGCGAGTGGTGGTGGCACGGGCGTGCACCGACTCTATGGCCATCGGCTGCAATTCTTGCAAACAAGAATGGAGAAGAAGGCAATgtccacgacgacgacgtagaAGACGACGACAGTCGTGGCGAGTGCGTCGCCGATGATTCAGACGGCAACACCGAGCGCCGCTCACTGCACGCGCTC
Encoded proteins:
- the LOC102717801 gene encoding probable protein phosphatase 2C 52; this encodes MVYDGAVKDQESSANPASAASPALSEASAAEAAPSEVTEVAAAAEESGRPPRPGHDKRLGVRHPLKHRRFRAGGKVMVEPGDPPSAQEVVDEEASEVEQEALPVEREPHEEEPGDVEVSSAPVEMEVVEGDAMEEESPEPAVAVGDSELEGRPGEEEEEVSSPVVPQGERKQETAAAAPEPAMEEKKHKDQEKKQKEREREKERERVDEVGYMSGGWKSEDGFLSCGYSSFRGKRASMEDFYDIKSCKIDDNQISLFGIFDGHGGSRAAEYLKEHLFENLMKHPEFMTNTKLAISETYKKTDSDFLDSESHTHRDDGSTASTAVLVRNHLYVANVGDSRAVISKAGKAIALSEDHKPNRSDERKRIESAGGVVMWAGTWRVGGVLAMSRAFGNRLLKQFVVADPEIQEQKIDDELEFLILASDGLWDVVPNEDAVSLVKIEEEPEAAARKLTETAFSRGSGDNITCIVVKFQHDKMDGDSAPSGDKS